A region of Candidatus Aegiribacteria sp. DNA encodes the following proteins:
- a CDS encoding metalloregulator ArsR/SmtB family transcription factor produces MVFDKDRYQKRAEILRAMANAARLVIVERLSSGDRTVGELTEMVNLDISTVSRHLLILRNAGIVSSRRDGNKMIYNLRTPCVLNFINCVEQVIAHENEEQGDDSSCMDCS; encoded by the coding sequence ATGGTTTTTGATAAGGATAGATACCAGAAACGTGCAGAGATTCTCAGGGCAATGGCCAACGCGGCGCGGTTGGTGATCGTTGAGAGGCTTTCATCGGGTGACAGAACAGTCGGGGAACTTACTGAAATGGTGAATCTTGATATTTCCACAGTTTCAAGGCATCTCCTGATTCTTCGCAATGCGGGTATTGTTTCCAGCAGAAGAGATGGGAATAAGATGATCTACAATCTCCGTACACCCTGTGTGCTTAATTTCATAAACTGCGTGGAACAGGTGATTGCTCATGAAAACGAAGAACAGGGAGATGACAGCAGTTGCATGGACTGCAGCTGA